The genome window CCCACCATAGATAGGGCCCTAACTTACTCCCCTGCCCCGAGTATTTTTAGCCGTCCCACAGCTTTTTGAAACTCGGCCAGATTGGATTCCAGCTCACTTTGGCGATAAGCCACGGTAAAGTCCCCACGCGTCTTCTCAACGATACCCCGCACTGCATCCGTCGTGCGTCTAAGACCAGCCGTCACTGCATCGGGGTGATCTATACTGAACAACAGGCCATAGATGTCGTCCATCGCTTGCAAGAGATGTTCGCAACGACTGGTATCGCCCCGACGCAGACAGTCCAGGATATATCTACGCAGTTCACCTGTTGCTTCGCCTAATCCATTCAAATACGCCGGATAGTCGACCCCTAGTGTATCAGGATCAGGTAAGTC of Chloroflexota bacterium contains these proteins:
- a CDS encoding haloacid dehalogenase, yielding MPELKDIVEKIRLDFEAKNAAREDGLSLSRKIARASANAIRAVHRGEFPEAIILLSEAGQSLAQVREILRSYPDVLYAGFVHDAAKEYVEASVTYALITGQDLPDPDTLGVDYPAYLNGLGEATGELRRYILDCLRRGDTSRCEHLLQAMDDIYGLLFSIDHPDAVTAGLRRTTDAVRGIVEKTRGDFTVAYRQSELESNLAEFQKAVGRLKILGAGE